From the Misgurnus anguillicaudatus chromosome 17, ASM2758022v2, whole genome shotgun sequence genome, one window contains:
- the slc10a2 gene encoding ileal sodium/bile acid cotransporter, with product MCTPQPVCPANATICSGTSCLMPPNRFNEVLGVVMSTVMTVMLAMVMFSMGCTVEAKKLWAHIRRPWGIVIGFLCQFGIMPFTAFALSLAFNVLPIQAVVIVIMGCCPGGSSSNIICYWLDGDMDLSISMTACSSILALGMMPLCLLIYTSIWTSADALQIPYESIGITLVSLLVPVGLGMLVKSKWPEIAKKILKVGSVVGMILIVVIAVIGGVLYQSSWTIAPSLWIIGTIYPFIGFGLGFLLARFVGQPWYRCRTIALETGMQNSQLCSTITQLSFTQAELDLMFAFPLIYSIFQLVVAGIAVGAYYSIKHYGQRSAETDGESALSSNDSGSFKKQDYALDNGVFQCDDNGNTEGKGKGTHL from the exons ATGTGCACGCCACAGCCCGTCTGCCCTGCCAATGCCACCATATGCTCGGGCACATCCTGCCTCATGCCCCCTAATAGATTCAATGAAGTCCTTGGGGTTGTAATGAGCaccgtgatgactgtcatgctCGCCATGGTCATGTTTTCAATGGGTTGCACCGTTGAAGCAAAAAAACTTTGGGCACACATTCGCAGACCTTGGGGCATTGTCATCGGATTCTTGTGCCAGTTCGGCATCATGCCTTTTACAGCCTTTGCACTCTCTCTGGCATTCAATGTGCTTCCCATTCAGGCTGTAGTCATTGTTATTATGGGATGTTGTCCTGGAGGTTCCAGCTCGAATATTATCTGCTACTGGCTCGATGGGGATATGGACCTAAG TATCAGCATGACCGCATGTTCTTCAATCCTGGCGCTGGGCATGATGCCTCTTTGTTTGTTGATCTACACCTCAATCTGGACGTCAGCTGATGCTCTCCAAATCCCATATGAAAGCATTG GCATCACACTCGTGAGCTTACTTGTGCCAGTCGGTTTGGGAATGTTAGTGAAAAGCAAGTGgccagaaatagcaaaaaagaTTCTCAAA GTTGGATCAGTGGTAGGAATGATCCTCATCGTCGTCATTGCAGTCATAGGTGGTGTGCTGTATCAGTCCTCGTGGACCATTGCTCCTTCTCTTTGGATTATTGGTACCATTTATCCCTTTATCGGATTTGGTCTGGGCTTTCTGCTTGCTCGCTTTGTGGGACAACCTTGGTACAG GTGTCGCACCATCGCTTTAGAAACTGGAATGCAGAATTCCCAGCTGTGCAGCACAATAACCCAGCTGTCCTTTACTCAGGCTGAGCTTGACCTCATGTTCGCCTTCCCCTTAATCTACAGTATCTTCCAGCTGGTTGTGGCCGGGATTGCGGTGggag CGTATTACTCAATTAAGCATTACGGGCAGAGGTCAGCGGAGACGGATGGGGAAAGTGCACTGAGCAGTAATGATTCTGGATCGTTCAAGAAGCAGGATTATGCTTTGGACAATGGTGTCTTTCAGTGTGATGACAATGGCAACACTGAAGGAAAAGGCAAAGGTACACACTTGTGA
- the gtpbp8 gene encoding GTP-binding protein 8: protein MLRMRILQPHISCCYLVLKRVHQLASIKHACLLSERRRQGLLYPFSGLEEHLDPQVDQAEFKIFHPSLDDLHQAETLFTPSHRNHIDFLSAAVRMDHVPVLKQPEVCFMGRSNVGKSSLIRALFSLAPEVDVRVSKTPGHTKKLNFFTVGKAFTLVDMPGYGHRAPQDFVEMVEPYLQERQNLVRTFLLVDSGVGLQRADLVAVEMLEEFSLPYLVVTKIDRTRRGALLSLMVQLRDFIKNQTSTCFPQPFLVSSIQFSGMYLLRCFIAHVTGNLQLTAKQT from the exons ATGCTGCGGATGAGAATACTACAGCCACATATATCATGTTGTTATTTGGTCCTGAAGAGAGTTCATCAACTGGCCTCCATCAAACATGCATGTCTTCTCTCAGAGAGGAGACGCCAGGGTCTTCTGTATCCCTTCAGTGGTCTGGAGGAGCACCTGGATCCCCAGGTCGATCAGGCAGAATTCAAGATCTTCCATCCCAGCTTGGACGACCTCCACCAGGCAGAGACACTATTCACTCCCTCCCATAGAAATCACATTGACTTTCTCTCTGCTGCAGTCCGCATGGACCATGTACCTGTGCTTAAACAACCAGAG GTGTGTTTTATGGGCAGAAGTAATGTGGGAAAGTCATCTCTCATCCGAGCCTTGTTTTCTCTTGCCCCAGAGGTAGATGTGCGCGTCTCTAAAACTCCG GGCCACACTAAAAAGTTGAATTTCTTCACTGTGGGAAAGGCATTTACTTTAGTGGACATGCCGGGGTACGGACACAGGGCCCCACAGGACTTTGTGGAGATGGTGGAACCATACCTTCAAGAACGTCAGAA TCTGGTGAGGACATTCTTGCTGGTGGATAGTGGTGTAGGTCTGCAGAGGGCAGATTTAGTTGCTGTGGAGATGTTAGAGGAGTTTAGTTTGCCTTAT CTGGTGGTGACTAAAATAGACAGAACCAGACGGGGTGCTTTGTTGTCCTTGATGGTACAGCTGCGAGACTTTATCAAGAATCAAACCAGCACATGTTTTCCACAGCCCTTTTTAGTGAG TTCAATACAGTTCTCTGGAATGTACCTGCTCAGGTGTTTCATTGCACATGTTACAGGAAATCTGCAGCTTACTGCTAAACAGACATGA
- the LOC129451676 gene encoding uncharacterized protein: protein MILLFSFFLLLIKTLCVFSWLAGKCVVLNDVEELNPPTYCKGKTNTAFCSRVTDIKEDLRGLPSTLLNLCIQMDHDKKNIGVLDPGSLSRFSSLEYLEIDGCFTKISFEGLPRFLNLTSLQLSVFTESCCDAAVDFSGLPSLKSLHLSKYSLSLMAPNVFDTIPQLEKLHMHHMCLKDLSEILCRLNNLKSLSVFFLIDESLKSLQFPNCSIYNFSNSNISTVYNIEEVHLILASVEHIGEGALKVFGSLYELTWFDDFTSDILRNLFVLGVKKIYWLNFYVDVLNIDELCYAAKLYSIKSVSVHYRTVNLTAMSTTISEGCKEIVDITLKRETISKIVNPLDVDLIFQIFSNLSIFSTIQNVFRSNDFKSLCLSNPKLVRQLSIMTLNSNDIDKIISQQFMCFINLEILKLIKCNISSIEDFAFIGLDNLKDLNLSGNKLSYIYQDTFSGLYDLMVLDLQENPIIQIQSNSFGHLIKLDTLLLGYLNFPPNISQVTLHFSDIFGRIPYNLSNVFISSGLRPMHLIIGNATMNQSLDLQIKGQYVTVEDCDSPLLTSVVTLQINAEYIICGKEFIGKYVKSIVHLEFISQFSDNIGDLSVINQLVHLKTLRLENIDLSKQPNVPIMFHNLTKLQTLMLINCKLFFLDASLTKDLKALTGLMFMPQNDVTILQNFVEHLTSLKLLYLMGLQLQCICDDAWLISWVKSNRQVQVVMKMPTMEELQCLTDNGVDHLNFIHYIEENCSFDIEFVLFASTSVFLYLFIFVVLSYQLAGQYIMPFYYIAIGWFREALRMDAKRQYRYDVFVSYSSKDERWVMEKLLPKLEQRGPPFLRLCLHSRDFQLGQDIVENITDSIYASRRTLCLVSRNYLRSTWCSLEMRLGTYRLQVEKKDILILVFLEKIPSCLLSYHHRLARLVKTRTYLDWPMDIEMHEEFWDRLWCKLSSD from the coding sequence ATGATTCTTCTGTTCTCCTTCTTCCTATTGCTTATAAAGACTTTATGTGTATTTTCTTGGCTTGCTGGAAAATGTGTCGTGCTCAATGATGTGGAAGAATTGAACCCTCCTACATACTGTAAAGGAAAAACAAACACTGCCTTCTGCAGTCGTGTCACGGATATTAAAGAGGACCTCCGCGGACTTCCATCAACTTTACTGAACCTCTGCATTCAGATGGATCATGATAAGAAGAATATTGGTGTCTTGGATCCAGGCTCATTGTCACGCTTTTCTTCTCTGGAATACCTTGAAATCGATGGATGTTTTACCAAGATCTCTTTTGAAGGTTTACCCAGATTTTTAAATTTAACTTCATTACAATTGTCTGTCTTTACAGAAAGCTGTTGTGATGCAGCTGTTGATTTCAGTGGCCTTCCTTCATTGaaaagtttgcatctttcaaaaTATAGTTTGTCATTAATGGCACCAAATGTGTTTGATACAATTCCTCAGTTAGAGAAATTGCACATGCATCATATGTGTTTGAAAGATTTATCTGAGATTTTGTGTCGTCTGAATAATTTAAAATCGCTAAGTGTGTTTTTCCTCATTGATGAATCTTTAAAGAGTCTTCAATTTCCAAACTGCTCCATTTACAACTTCTCTAACAGTAACATATCTACTGTATACAATATTGAAGAGGTACATTTGATTTTGGCATCGGTAGAGCACATAGGAGAAGGGGCTTTGAAAGTTTTTGGAAGTTTATATGAACTGACATGGTTTGATGATTTTACATCAGATATCCTCAGAAATCTTTTTGTGCTTGGAGTGAAAAAAATTTATTGGTTGAATTTCTATGTGGATGTACTGAACATTGATGAGTTGTGTTACGCAGCAAAGTTATATTCTATTAAATCTGTATCTGTGCATTACCGGACTGTTAACTTGACAGCTATGTCGACAACTATCTCTGAAGGCTGTAAGGAGATTGTAGACATTACTCTAAAACGAGAGACAATATCTAAAATTGTAAACCCTTTAGATGTAGATTtgatttttcagatttttagCAACCTCTCAATATTTAGTACAATTCAAAATGTGTTCAGATCAAATGATTTTAAATCTCTTTGTTTGTCCAATCCAAAGTTAGTCAGACAGCTGTCTATTATGACGTTAAACTCAAATGACATAGATAAAATCATTTCTCAGCAGTTTATGTGTTTCATAAATCTTGAAATTttgaaattaattaaatgcaatatttCTAGCATAGAAGATTTTGCTTTTATTGGATTAGACAATCTGAAAGATTTAAACCTATCTGGCAACAAGTTATCTTACATTTATCAAGACACATTCAGTGGTCTATATGATCTGATGGTCCTAGATCTTCAAGAAAACCCAATAATTCAAATTCAATCAAATTCATTTGGACATCTTATTAAACTTGACACACTTCTTCTGGGATATCTAAACTTTCCACCAAACATTTCACAGGTCACGCTGCATTTCTCTGATATATTTGGACGCATCCCGTATAATCTGAGTAATGTGTTTATTAGTTCAGGCTTGAGACCAATGCATTTGATCATTGGAAATGCTACAATGAATCAGAGTCTTGATCTCCAAATCAAAGGTCAATATGTGACAGTTGAGGATTGTGACAGTCCACTCTTGACATCTGTAGTCACACTTCAAATAAATGCAGAATATATCATCTGTGGAAAGGAGTTTATTGGGAAATATGTTAAATCAATTGTTCATTTGGAATTCATATCACAGTTTTCAGACAACATCGGTGACTTATCAGTAATAAATCAGCTTGTTCATTTAAAAACCTTAAGGCTGGAAAACATTGATTTGTCAAAACAGCCAAATGTTCCaataatgtttcacaatttgaCAAAATTACAAACCCTGATGTTGATAAACTGCAAACTTTTCTTTTTGGATGCAAGTCTGACAAAGGACCTGAAGGCACTGACCGGTTTAATGTTTATGCCACAAAATGATGTGACAATTCTTCAAAACTTTGTTGAACATCTCACTAGTTTAAAGTTGCTCTATCTCATGGGGTTGCAATTGCAATGCATTTGTGATGACGCTTGGCTGATCTCATGGGTGAAGAGCAACAGGCAGGTACAGGTTGTTATGAAAATGCCCACCATGGAGGAACTGCAGTGTTTAACTGATAATGGAGTTGACCATCTGAACTTTATTCATTACATCGAGGAGAACTGTTCATTTGATATTGAATTTGTGCTCTTTGCCTcaacttcagtttttttatatttgtttatttttgtagtgTTGTCATATCAGCTTGCAGGACAATACATAATGCCGTTCTATTACATTGCCATTGGATGGTTCAGAGAGGCTTTGCGTATGGATGCCAAACGACAGTACCGCTatgatgtttttgtttcctACAGCAGTAAGGATGAGCGCTGGGTCATGGAAAAACTTCTTCCTAAATTAGAACAGCGTGGCCCTCCATTCTTGCGTCTCTGTTTGCACAGTCGTGACTTTCAGTTGGGTCAAGACattgttgaaaacattacagacaGCATTTATGCAAGCCGGCGAACTCTTTGCCTTGTCAGCCGTAACTATCTCCGCAGCACCTGGTGTTCTTTGGAGATGCGGTTGGGCACCTACCGGCTCCAGGTAGAGAAGAAGGACATTCTTATCCTGGTCTTCTTAGAAAAAATCCCATCTTGCTTGCTATCCTACCATCACAGGTTGGCCAGGCTGGTTAAAACTAGAACTTACCTGGACTGGCCAATGGACATTGAGATGCATGAGGAATTTTGGGACAGGTTGTGGTGTAAACTGAGCTCTGATTAA